In the genome of Euwallacea fornicatus isolate EFF26 chromosome 21, ASM4011564v1, whole genome shotgun sequence, the window TTGGAACTGTGGACTTGGCTTAAAGGTCCCAATCTGGCAGCTACTACAAGGATTTCCGGATAAACTATTATTTCAGGAACGCCACTTTAACGcacaaaaatagttttaaatggtttttttatatttttatcaccGGAATATCGAACTTTACACAAGATCCCGCCATATTGctatatttgaaaacaaaagaTAAACGCTATGTGTCACCGTTCAATTGACATATAAGTGACAGTTTAAGCTATAGCCATTGTATAATAAAAAGCCGGGATATGTGTCGTCATCAAACGTAGCCGCTGTATATTTGTCTCATAacgataatattttaataacaggtgaagagtaaaaaaaacagtatctGCAATTATAGAACCTACAGGATGGGgggtattatttatttatttcccgACAATTTATGAGATtagtaacaattttatttattagtttgtTAATATACTACCACTTACATGGACTTTAAAATATCAACGATGCTGCGGATATGGATTAGTGCATGATGTtagaaaattactcaaaaactaaagcaacagttacatttaaaaagatttgtttaaaatctTCTTAATTACTTTTTAGGATGTATGGGGtgttaaaatcatttaaaacttGTGTTAAAACAGATTTAAAACATGTTAATACAGGGAAGGAAAGCAAAAGCGCAAAACATAAAACGAAGCACCTGCATGCGGAAATGAGAAGGGTcaaaattttagcaaaaatttaatgacgCCTATTCCATATAACAACAGCTTtgcaattatcaaaaaatcagTCATTTTGACCGAGTTAAAACGCTCGTATCCCAATTATTTGAGATACACGATGACGTCAAAAAGGCCACGATATTACTATAATAACTCTTAACAAATATACAAACTAATCGTTATAAGTTACCTGAAAACGCTGCCGATGAAGCAACATATAATACCGGATTTAACGATCATAAGAATAAACATTATGCATTGGTGTAATGCAAAAAACCCATTAATTCCCCAAAGAACGAGATAAACAAACCAGCTTATCACTGGCAAATATATCAAACAccttaaaactaaaaagagctaaatttttaaaatcgaaaaatgtttgtaattGATGGCTCCAAATCAAGATCAGTCGAGCCCACAACATTACAGTTTTAACGTCCAACAGATGTATGTGAATGAGAGTTTTTGGAATACCACCGTCTCTTAATAATTCGAATATCGCTTCGGATTatcttataaaaaattatcatacgTCTTCAAACCACTCTGATTGCACTGATAATGCATTGAGTACATCGAGAACCTGCTTTCCCAAACTCCATATATGAGATAAAAGATTAAAACCggttacaataattaaaaaaataaatacacacAAACATTGCGGTAAAAATAGGTATAAATATAATAAGGGGTAGTTTTACCGAATATTGTaaagtttttgcaatttttttaaatagttttacCCCCCAATACGCACACAAACCGCGAGTTTGGGAAGAAGGTCCGGAAATTGGTCAGAAGCTCATCTTTGCCCCACACTCAACTTAATAGATACAAGAAACTATTTAAATACTTACTCATTGAGTAAATATCAACCTCGCAAGAATTAAACCTtgcaaaaaacttaaaatctatcaaaaaacaacaaaatcacAAACAACGAATCGCTCTCTCAAATGTTTTCAGATAACTTAATTGAGACCGAAATTACCCGGTTTTAGGGAGTTACTTACATCCCCTGTAGTGTTTTGTCGTCGCATTTGTTTGGAGTTGCGACTCATTGGATTGTGGTGGCACAGTTCCGCACCGTGTTGCAATGACCAGCAGGACTGGCAATAGTACCGGAAACAAGTCAGATCCCGACAAAAATACGGCCCTTGTTGGAGACCGCATAAAGAGCAAAGGGAGTCTTCCAGGTACGGATCCACTTGGACCTTTTTGGAGGGAAATGTGAAGGTAAAAATAATGCTTGAAAAGGAATTACGTTTTTGCGATTTTCCATTTAGAGGCCATACCACAATAACTCAATTTTTCACAGTTAATTGGccaatttgattaaattgatAGCGCTGTAAAAATGTGCGCGATAATTTACAATCAATTTGGAACGTAGTGGactatatattttcaaatgccACCATAGAGAATTCCAACTTGTTTCGTACAACTgcgttcaaaatttttatttccgaCCACTTTAATAATCCAATCCAAATGACAATATGCTgaaggaaaataatggaataaatatttactagtAGATACAAACAATCCTAAAATACCATTAAAGAAACCCTAAATCATCCAGCATGCTAACTCACCTTTTTAGCGAATTTTGCAGCCTTGATTTCAATAAAAGAAGCAGATACTGCTTTCATATAGGATCGAGGATTGTTGAAGGTAACCCTCCCTGATCCAATGGGATATTTATTCTTATCCGTATCAattcctgtaaaaaaaaatattaatgctgAGGTAAAACGTCCATTGAAACCTTACCTGCATAAACCACACCCCCAAACAGATCATCCATGATTTTTGCGAGACCTTCTGCATTTAACATCCCATGCAAAGCACCCACAAACACAGTCATACTAGGATCCAATTTCTGCGGTGCCATTTTCGTATAGTTAGAGTCGCTCAGGTACCAGGGAATCACTTGAATCTAGAGCAAAATTGtaattacctttttttatcaaaacatCTAACTTACATCTTTGGACCTCATTTTTTTGGACTCGATTTTGTAGTAAAAATTCCCGTTGTTGGCGTAATTGTTTGCGCAAGCTTGCAGTAACGCCTTGACAGATTTCTCAGATTCTAATATGAGGTAGGCATATCCCTGAAAGTGTTTTGttgcataaaaattaatctgaatttttgataattttacttTGGGCTGAGAGGCCTGCCTGTCTTTCCCAGGCCATTCGATTTTAATTGGGTTGAACTGGCGGAAAATCCGCATCAGACACTCTTCCGAGATATCCCATGGAATCCCTCCTAGGAAAACCTTGCTGGAATATCCTGAAGGTTTTTCTGAGCGCGGTGGGAGAACTCCACTCCAAGTGGTGCATACTGAGTCGTAGACCGCTGAAAATGAACTATAAAACATCTAAAATGTTTAAGTTAAATTCTTCTTACAAGCAGCAGATCTGTGAAATCTGGCAGCTCGATCTAAAGAATTATGCTCAGGAAGAGGACTGAGAACCGATTGGCTTCCCCGCCACCTTTCAGACAACTATAAAACAACCGTAAAATTCTAACACGAAACGTAGAACAACTAACCTGATGGTTAGGCAACAAAGAATGCAACAAGGGTTGCTGTAGATATTTCAGCGTTTGAAACGCCTgaagattttgcagattcgaTAAATCCACGTCAGAAACTGAGTGAGTAGACTCCAACAAGTTTCTAGTTAAGTTCTCACTCAATGAAATGgaattctaaatatttgacattttggtttAATT includes:
- the orb gene encoding cytoplasmic polyadenylation element-binding protein 1 isoform X2 — protein: MLQNFSINSLLNQEDALWDEHGLNTPRGLLNLNMSNQLSIGTPPPCPATMQGNFDEARLPSGYPTSYNSPKNLQRNISLGSAGSSPASPPYLAGNFRSVSLSESCGSNQFEQQPKHPILGRNFSRSDSTDGFSQTNMEIVDLLNSISLSENLTRNLLESTHSVSDVDLSNLQNLQAFQTLKYLQQPLLHSLLPNHQLSERWRGSQSVLSPLPEHNSLDRAARFHRSAASVYDSVCTTWSGVLPPRSEKPSGYSSKVFLGGIPWDISEECLMRIFRQFNPIKIEWPGKDRQASQPKGYAYLILESEKSVKALLQACANNYANNGNFYYKIESKKMRSKDIQVIPWYLSDSNYTKMAPQKLDPSMTVFVGALHGMLNAEGLAKIMDDLFGGVVYAGIDTDKNKYPIGSGRVTFNNPRSYMKAVSASFIEIKAAKFAKKVQVDPYLEDSLCSLCGLQQGPYFCRDLTCFRYYCQSCWSLQHGAELCHHNPMSRNSKQMRRQNTTGDVSNSLKPGNFGLN
- the orb gene encoding cytoplasmic polyadenylation element-binding protein 1 isoform X1, which translates into the protein MDSNQQKVLKKNSEQNQLTLDMLQNFSINSLLNQEDALWDEHGLNTPRGLLNLNMSNQLSIGTPPPCPATMQGNFDEARLPSGYPTSYNSPKNLQRNISLGSAGSSPASPPYLAGNFRSVSLSESCGSNQFEQQPKHPILGRNFSRSDSTDGFSQTNMEIVDLLNSISLSENLTRNLLESTHSVSDVDLSNLQNLQAFQTLKYLQQPLLHSLLPNHQLSERWRGSQSVLSPLPEHNSLDRAARFHRSAASVYDSVCTTWSGVLPPRSEKPSGYSSKVFLGGIPWDISEECLMRIFRQFNPIKIEWPGKDRQASQPKGYAYLILESEKSVKALLQACANNYANNGNFYYKIESKKMRSKDIQVIPWYLSDSNYTKMAPQKLDPSMTVFVGALHGMLNAEGLAKIMDDLFGGVVYAGIDTDKNKYPIGSGRVTFNNPRSYMKAVSASFIEIKAAKFAKKVQVDPYLEDSLCSLCGLQQGPYFCRDLTCFRYYCQSCWSLQHGAELCHHNPMSRNSKQMRRQNTTGDVSNSLKPGNFGLN